The following proteins are encoded in a genomic region of Dyadobacter sp. UC 10:
- a CDS encoding SusC/RagA family TonB-linked outer membrane protein — translation MNLKHLYHSLTVILLFVLSTCAIPGAIAQDTRDIKITVLDSVSKTGIPGVNIAVKGTTRGGATDVEGKFSIGVTATETLVISYIGYEKQEITPGNKTAIEVLMRSGTNVLDELVVIGYGTQKRSELTGSVTSVKAEEIQKVATGSFTSALQGKIPGVSINQTSGAPGGSSSVRIRGVGTTGGNQPLYVVDGFPLGGGGMDIAGSSDRIDGLSIVNPNDIESIEVLKDAAAASIYGARAANGVILITTKRGKDGATRINLDAYTGMQQLWRKPEFLNATEFTTLANELYTNSGMTPNPEWANPASFGQGSNWINQVFRTAPVQNYDLRISGGSKKITGALSLGYRDQQGTLIETWHKRFSARITGDLKVSDKLRFGSSLAFTVSRAKGQQNQDMRIGIFNLAQQFYPTLGKEDVVNGSSAYYTTQGDNPYLRAKSMDNQLRNLRMFGNIFGEFEILPGLKWKTNVGIDTDNNRATTWEPKAERGHYRNLQAILGETYSQGLNWLLENTLSYSVSLSNHRISAVVGQTAQKNNVNWIGVTARDFQNEQLQVVNGSKDTERRASGTGSLYTLASYLARVNYSFKEKYLLSASVRRDGSSNFGPSHKWGNFPSVSAGWNIAEEAFMKNVRAVSSLKLRASWGQLGNDAIGSFGYLSGIRLGTVNDNYVLGSGQALEIGASMSRPGNPDLKWETSEQTNFGIDATFLNERLYLTADYYIKTTKDMLVSLPVSFEAGFQTAPSVNGGQVRNSGIELLLGYRGEIGDFTYDVSGNMATLKNEVISLGVGRPIAGPTLGFTSISSSYTEVGQSIGYFRGYVVDGIYQTNDEVNKTLQPNAVAGDFRYRDINGDNQLSDADRVKLGSPWPTLTYGMNFDFTYKGFDLNVMFQGVAGNQIFHSNKFAIYPLKYFGGSGVVNGSREVLNRWTPGSGNNEIPRLAYVDANGNYANSSSFYVEDGDYMRIRNITLGYRIPQTLVSKTKVFQGARFYLSAQNLFTFTKYSGFDPEIGSTNPLQSGVDNGVYPQPRTFMAGVNFSF, via the coding sequence ATGAATTTAAAACACCTTTACCACAGCCTTACTGTGATTTTGCTTTTTGTCCTGAGCACCTGTGCGATTCCAGGCGCAATAGCACAGGACACACGGGACATTAAGATCACAGTTTTAGACAGCGTTTCTAAAACCGGCATTCCCGGCGTCAACATTGCAGTAAAAGGCACCACTCGCGGCGGCGCAACTGATGTTGAAGGGAAATTCAGCATCGGCGTCACGGCTACTGAAACGCTTGTTATTTCCTACATCGGTTATGAAAAACAGGAGATTACTCCGGGAAACAAAACAGCGATTGAGGTACTAATGCGCTCAGGCACGAACGTACTCGACGAACTCGTCGTGATCGGCTACGGAACGCAGAAGAGAAGCGAACTTACCGGTTCAGTCACTTCTGTGAAGGCAGAAGAAATCCAAAAAGTAGCTACCGGGAGCTTCACAAGCGCATTGCAGGGCAAAATACCGGGCGTGTCTATTAACCAAACCAGCGGCGCTCCCGGCGGTTCCTCATCAGTGAGGATAAGAGGTGTAGGCACAACAGGAGGTAACCAGCCGTTGTATGTAGTCGACGGCTTTCCGCTTGGCGGCGGCGGAATGGATATTGCGGGCAGCTCCGACCGCATTGACGGACTTTCCATTGTCAATCCTAATGACATCGAATCCATTGAGGTGTTAAAGGACGCTGCCGCTGCTTCGATTTATGGCGCACGTGCCGCCAATGGGGTTATTTTAATTACTACCAAAAGAGGAAAAGACGGTGCGACCCGGATCAATCTCGACGCCTACACGGGAATGCAGCAGCTGTGGCGAAAACCCGAATTCCTGAATGCCACCGAATTTACCACGCTGGCCAATGAATTATACACCAACTCGGGTATGACACCGAACCCGGAATGGGCCAATCCTGCCTCGTTCGGACAAGGTAGCAACTGGATCAACCAGGTTTTCAGAACCGCGCCGGTTCAGAACTACGACCTCAGGATTTCCGGCGGTAGCAAAAAAATCACCGGCGCTTTGTCCCTGGGTTACCGCGACCAGCAAGGTACGTTGATCGAAACGTGGCACAAAAGGTTCAGCGCCCGCATTACCGGTGACCTGAAAGTGAGTGATAAATTGCGGTTCGGCAGTTCGCTGGCTTTTACCGTTTCGCGCGCAAAGGGACAGCAAAATCAGGATATGCGGATCGGGATATTCAACCTTGCGCAGCAATTTTACCCAACACTCGGTAAAGAAGACGTAGTAAATGGATCCTCAGCCTATTACACAACCCAGGGGGACAATCCCTACCTGCGTGCAAAATCAATGGATAACCAGCTGCGAAACCTGCGGATGTTCGGTAATATTTTTGGTGAATTTGAGATCCTGCCTGGTCTGAAATGGAAAACCAATGTAGGGATTGACACAGACAATAATCGCGCAACTACCTGGGAACCAAAGGCTGAAAGGGGACATTACCGAAACCTCCAAGCCATTTTGGGCGAGACTTATTCTCAGGGGCTCAACTGGCTGCTCGAAAATACGCTGTCTTACTCAGTGTCGCTTTCTAACCACCGCATTTCGGCGGTTGTAGGCCAAACTGCTCAAAAGAACAATGTAAACTGGATCGGTGTCACAGCGAGAGATTTCCAAAACGAACAATTACAAGTTGTCAATGGCAGCAAAGACACCGAGCGCAGGGCCTCCGGAACGGGATCGCTTTATACACTTGCCTCTTACCTGGCTAGGGTCAACTATTCTTTTAAAGAAAAGTATCTGCTTTCGGCCAGCGTACGCCGCGACGGCTCCTCCAACTTCGGCCCAAGCCACAAATGGGGGAACTTCCCGTCTGTTTCGGCAGGATGGAACATTGCCGAGGAGGCTTTCATGAAAAATGTGAGGGCGGTAAGCTCACTGAAACTCCGCGCAAGCTGGGGACAGCTGGGTAATGACGCAATCGGTTCATTCGGTTACCTGAGCGGCATTCGCCTTGGTACAGTAAACGACAACTATGTGCTGGGAAGCGGACAGGCACTCGAAATCGGAGCATCTATGTCGCGCCCGGGGAACCCCGACCTGAAATGGGAGACAAGTGAGCAGACCAATTTCGGGATAGACGCTACTTTTCTCAACGAACGCCTCTACCTGACTGCCGATTATTATATCAAAACAACCAAAGATATGCTGGTAAGCCTGCCGGTATCTTTCGAAGCAGGCTTCCAGACAGCACCTTCTGTCAATGGCGGACAGGTAAGAAACAGTGGTATTGAACTGCTTCTGGGTTACAGGGGTGAAATCGGTGACTTTACTTACGACGTGAGCGGGAATATGGCTACGCTGAAAAACGAAGTGATCAGCCTCGGGGTAGGCCGCCCCATTGCAGGTCCGACACTTGGTTTTACCAGCATCAGCTCATCTTATACCGAAGTGGGGCAATCCATCGGCTATTTCCGCGGATACGTGGTAGATGGGATTTACCAGACCAATGATGAAGTGAACAAGACCTTACAGCCCAATGCAGTGGCAGGTGATTTCAGGTACAGGGATATCAATGGAGATAACCAGCTCTCGGATGCCGATCGTGTGAAACTGGGAAGCCCCTGGCCTACCCTTACTTATGGAATGAACTTCGATTTCACCTACAAAGGTTTTGACTTGAATGTGATGTTTCAGGGCGTAGCCGGTAACCAGATTTTCCATTCCAATAAGTTTGCGATTTATCCTTTGAAATACTTCGGAGGATCCGGGGTTGTGAATGGTTCACGCGAAGTGCTGAACCGGTGGACTCCGGGAAGCGGCAATAACGAAATCCCCCGCCTGGCTTACGTCGACGCAAATGGTAACTATGCCAACAGTTCTTCATTTTATGTAGAAGACGGCGACTATATGCGTATCAGGAACATTACACTTGGCTATCGTATTCCTCAAACGCTGGTCAGCAAAACGAAGGTTTTTCAGGGAGCACGCTTTTATCTGAGTGCGCAAAACCTGTTCACCTTTACGAAGTACTCAGGTTTCGACCCCGAAATAGGCAGTACAAACCCGCTGCAATCAGGGGTTGACAATGGCGTTTATCCGCAGCCGAGGACGTTTATGGCGGGTGTTAATTTTAGTTTCTAA
- a CDS encoding dATP/dGTP pyrophosphohydrolase domain-containing protein yields the protein MITFILNIDWMTTTEFCEAYNVPLPTAREGVNGLLRIDAVKHKLFLDRAKALDRVPFKPKSLIELEKERMVWALETFPEATAVSSLRKCESEIKEIEENIEAGIQDAEEYADAIMCLFDSAGRNGITIEQIVSAFAKKLEKNKSRTWVKNDDNSYSHVKSQAPISEPYPYDNYR from the coding sequence ATGATAACATTCATCCTCAATATTGATTGGATGACCACGACTGAATTTTGTGAAGCTTACAATGTGCCTTTACCCACAGCGAGGGAAGGCGTTAACGGTCTATTGCGTATTGATGCAGTAAAACATAAGTTATTTCTGGATCGTGCGAAAGCGTTGGACAGAGTACCATTCAAACCAAAATCTCTTATTGAATTGGAGAAAGAGCGCATGGTTTGGGCACTTGAAACCTTCCCAGAAGCAACGGCAGTCAGTAGCTTACGTAAATGCGAATCTGAAATAAAGGAAATCGAAGAAAATATTGAAGCCGGAATTCAGGACGCGGAAGAATACGCCGACGCTATTATGTGCCTGTTTGATAGTGCAGGCCGCAACGGCATCACGATTGAGCAAATTGTTTCCGCATTTGCTAAGAAGCTGGAAAAGAATAAGTCCCGCACGTGGGTGAAAAATGACGACAATTCATACTCGCATGTAAAGAGCCAGGCTCCAATATCAGAACCCTATCCTTACGACAATTACCGTTAA
- a CDS encoding rolling circle replication-associated protein, with translation MSAALTRTSETRTTDFDFQKYAKFKPHSVILQTRFIHYSYDENGNRVVVKPDLSQKNANSLMNLEKGASGQWNGYMSPATRRNVKGKIENFLTAVQLNTTMQFPKSFPSTEVYPTFLTLTLPAKQIHCDNDIKRECFLRFIEWLTGDKEKGFSGWGVKNYIWVAETQKNHNIHFHLIIDRALPRVRINQKWNQIIERFGYVTRFRNKQNYIFKNGWFVRKEMLESYISQRRKECQANKKSFNMHDVRNDGKKKQLEAYNNGIRENWNNPPSTKIHAIQNIKKLTAYVSKYMTKAPEVNVKLGEGEKLIEENGKYFIQTELVTPLISLEGHEMETVETKTREVKVSFTNRYIRGRVWGSSKLLHADSISPYTIALETFSMVTTTTTEYRPVTISQPAYTINIFGERVFSHMEKVVKVNEVRDTKRDIAAPDVDADAARYVEFLTTSYVPKADIDKATAKAGEQFRHYGGVIVPLENTQKDILRMYSPPMFERYKEHYRGVFNFLYAGDNE, from the coding sequence ATGTCAGCAGCTCTTACCCGCACCTCTGAAACCCGCACGACAGATTTCGATTTTCAGAAATACGCCAAGTTCAAACCTCATTCGGTGATCCTGCAAACGCGTTTCATCCATTATTCCTATGATGAAAACGGTAACAGGGTAGTGGTTAAACCGGACCTGTCGCAAAAAAACGCGAATAGCCTCATGAACCTGGAAAAAGGAGCGTCCGGCCAATGGAACGGGTATATGTCCCCGGCCACGCGCCGGAACGTGAAAGGGAAAATTGAAAATTTCCTGACTGCAGTGCAGCTCAATACTACTATGCAGTTCCCGAAATCATTTCCATCAACAGAGGTTTACCCGACGTTTCTCACATTGACACTTCCTGCAAAGCAGATTCACTGCGATAATGATATTAAGCGCGAATGCTTCCTGCGATTCATTGAATGGCTTACCGGCGATAAGGAAAAAGGCTTTTCGGGGTGGGGTGTGAAAAATTATATCTGGGTTGCGGAAACGCAGAAAAACCACAACATACACTTTCACCTTATCATCGACCGGGCTTTGCCGCGCGTTCGTATTAATCAGAAATGGAACCAGATCATTGAGAGGTTCGGATATGTGACCCGGTTCCGCAACAAGCAAAACTACATTTTCAAAAACGGCTGGTTCGTCAGGAAAGAAATGCTGGAAAGCTACATTTCCCAGCGGCGCAAGGAATGCCAGGCAAATAAAAAGTCTTTCAACATGCACGATGTTCGCAACGACGGGAAGAAAAAGCAGCTGGAAGCATACAATAACGGAATCCGGGAAAATTGGAACAATCCACCATCGACAAAAATTCACGCTATCCAGAACATAAAAAAGCTTACTGCCTACGTGTCCAAGTATATGACGAAGGCCCCGGAAGTGAATGTAAAGCTGGGCGAAGGAGAAAAATTGATTGAGGAGAACGGAAAGTATTTCATTCAAACCGAACTGGTTACGCCGCTTATCTCACTTGAAGGGCATGAGATGGAAACAGTTGAAACAAAGACCAGGGAAGTAAAAGTATCATTTACAAATCGTTATATCCGTGGCCGGGTGTGGGGTTCTTCGAAATTGCTGCATGCCGATTCAATTTCCCCGTATACAATTGCGCTGGAAACATTCAGCATGGTGACCACGACAACAACAGAGTACAGGCCGGTAACCATTTCCCAGCCAGCATATACTATCAATATTTTTGGGGAACGGGTTTTCTCTCACATGGAAAAGGTTGTGAAGGTAAATGAGGTAAGGGACACTAAACGGGATATTGCCGCCCCGGATGTAGATGCGGATGCGGCCCGCTATGTTGAATTCCTGACTACTTCGTACGTTCCGAAAGCTGACATTGATAAGGCTACGGCCAAAGCTGGGGAGCAGTTCCGACATTACGGCGGTGTCATTGTGCCGCTCGAAAACACACAAAAGGATATTCTACGAATGTATTCGCCGCCGATGTTCGAGCGGTACAAAGAACACTACCGGGGCGTGTTCAATTTCCTTTATGCGGGTGACAATGAATGA
- a CDS encoding RagB/SusD family nutrient uptake outer membrane protein produces the protein MRQIIKYICVFVATFSLVSCGDSFLTLKPQDILTDANFFLTESDAQAALTGIYAILQREETFSNVRDAADIEWAMAGDMYEMDGSANRIELHSLSLPSNNTILRDVYSGAYQGVGRANIVINRVGKMENLDPAVKAGIIAQAKFLRSLFYYRLVSYWGGVPLITEELNASSNLEIPRSSAAEVWALIEADLKEAAAVLPATWNDANKGRVTKTAALGYLVKAALWQQKWTDAVKYSEEILATNAHDLLPKFRDVFRETNENNKELLFSTQFRTSVDAEGNNLVKRTAPRGAPAAYTGSAAWSNFVPQKHWVNAFEKDPSGKIKDSRYWDVIIGPGEAHQDISAFVMPANVPAGWSRTGYIVTKYWEAPALTNSGVNTPILRFAEVLLNYAEALNETGQPQKAMELVNRIRSRAGLTAKPLTLSKEAVLDAIFYERRMEFIWEPVGAFSDLNRRGRFVSFVKANRPNVAELEIDKKPWLSTVPILFPIPREAWDKNKALEQNPHYTF, from the coding sequence ATGAGACAAATCATAAAATACATCTGCGTTTTCGTGGCAACGTTCTCCCTGGTTTCGTGCGGGGACAGCTTTCTTACTTTAAAACCACAGGATATACTTACTGATGCCAACTTCTTTTTAACGGAATCCGATGCGCAGGCTGCTCTGACCGGAATTTACGCGATCCTGCAAAGAGAGGAAACGTTTAGCAATGTGCGTGATGCGGCGGATATCGAGTGGGCAATGGCAGGCGATATGTACGAGATGGACGGAAGCGCCAACCGCATTGAGCTCCATTCACTGAGCCTTCCTTCCAACAATACCATTCTGCGGGATGTATACTCCGGCGCATACCAGGGAGTGGGCCGGGCCAACATCGTCATCAATCGTGTTGGCAAAATGGAGAACCTGGACCCTGCTGTGAAAGCAGGTATTATCGCACAGGCCAAATTCCTCAGAAGTCTGTTCTATTACCGGCTGGTCAGCTATTGGGGCGGCGTTCCGCTGATTACCGAAGAACTGAATGCGTCCTCCAATCTGGAAATCCCAAGGTCTTCCGCCGCGGAGGTTTGGGCGCTGATTGAAGCTGATCTGAAAGAGGCCGCAGCCGTGTTGCCAGCTACCTGGAACGATGCAAACAAAGGCAGAGTTACTAAAACCGCCGCATTGGGATACCTTGTAAAAGCTGCGCTCTGGCAGCAAAAATGGACAGACGCGGTCAAATACAGTGAAGAAATCCTGGCCACGAACGCGCACGACCTGCTACCGAAGTTCCGTGATGTGTTCCGGGAAACCAATGAGAACAACAAAGAGCTTTTATTTTCAACGCAGTTCCGTACTTCTGTTGACGCAGAGGGTAACAATCTTGTCAAAAGAACTGCCCCACGGGGAGCGCCGGCAGCTTATACTGGAAGTGCGGCGTGGAGTAATTTTGTTCCTCAAAAACATTGGGTAAATGCATTTGAAAAGGATCCTTCAGGAAAAATAAAGGACAGCCGCTATTGGGACGTGATCATCGGACCGGGCGAAGCGCATCAGGATATCAGTGCATTTGTGATGCCGGCCAATGTACCTGCTGGCTGGTCAAGGACCGGGTACATTGTAACCAAATACTGGGAAGCTCCCGCGCTGACCAATAGTGGCGTGAATACGCCGATCCTCCGTTTTGCCGAAGTGTTGCTCAATTACGCGGAAGCATTGAATGAAACCGGCCAGCCTCAGAAAGCGATGGAGCTGGTGAACCGCATCAGAAGCCGCGCAGGACTGACAGCGAAACCGCTCACGCTCAGTAAAGAAGCTGTTTTAGACGCTATATTTTATGAAAGAAGAATGGAGTTTATCTGGGAGCCTGTCGGCGCATTCTCGGACCTGAACCGCAGAGGTCGCTTTGTTTCCTTTGTAAAAGCCAACCGGCCGAATGTCGCTGAGCTGGAAATTGATAAAAAACCATGGTTAAGCACAGTGCCTATCCTTTTCCCGATTCCGCGTGAAGCCTGGGATAAGAACAAAGCACTGGAACAAAATCCGCATTATACCTTTTAA
- a CDS encoding N-acetylmuramoyl-L-alanine amidase, translated as MAAKKEKRNIILTAGHYGFKSGAWRSWFDEGTETIILRDLLTKALRKRNIKVTNDSNHERTGNVIRWVNQDAAETDLLIEIHFNAVDNPNPSGVECFVQLYEPSDFEKKVATELCEAIETTLNIPNRGVKTPPYSQHRTIGIIDRTKVQAVLLEVCFMSNPSDVNKYRDNLGELVTGISNVIFNNAPL; from the coding sequence ATGGCAGCAAAAAAAGAAAAGCGCAACATTATTTTAACAGCCGGGCACTACGGTTTCAAATCGGGTGCGTGGCGTTCATGGTTTGACGAAGGGACGGAAACGATCATACTTCGCGACCTGCTTACCAAGGCTTTACGCAAGCGCAATATCAAGGTTACAAACGACAGTAACCACGAGCGCACCGGGAATGTGATCCGCTGGGTTAATCAGGATGCCGCCGAAACTGATCTACTGATTGAAATCCATTTCAATGCGGTGGACAATCCCAACCCGTCCGGGGTAGAATGCTTTGTACAGCTTTACGAGCCTTCGGACTTTGAAAAGAAGGTAGCAACTGAGTTATGCGAGGCAATCGAAACTACGTTGAATATCCCTAACAGGGGCGTTAAAACACCGCCATATTCCCAACACAGGACAATTGGCATAATAGACCGCACCAAAGTACAGGCGGTTCTTTTGGAAGTCTGCTTTATGTCCAACCCGTCGGACGTGAACAAGTACCGCGACAACCTGGGGGAACTAGTGACAGGAATCTCAAACGTCATTTTCAACAACGCGCCGCTATGA
- a CDS encoding helix-turn-helix domain-containing protein, whose translation MKTVPIGVIIKDIVQKKNLSPARLADKTGLSRQAVYNTYSRTTMNEAELERWADALGVTMDDLTNAGSDFNAGQASIKADDVMSLMRKMFEEELKEKNDQIRALQKALEQAQNLSTALLGKSPEHSDADVLPHWTIIINGADAIERPLWPDGIQHATA comes from the coding sequence ATGAAAACAGTACCTATTGGCGTGATTATCAAGGATATAGTCCAGAAAAAAAATTTATCACCTGCACGTCTTGCTGATAAAACTGGACTATCAAGACAGGCTGTATACAATACTTATAGCCGTACTACTATGAATGAAGCCGAACTAGAAAGGTGGGCTGACGCGCTGGGTGTAACTATGGACGATCTAACAAACGCCGGTTCCGACTTTAACGCCGGTCAAGCTTCAATAAAAGCCGATGACGTTATGTCGCTAATGCGGAAAATGTTTGAGGAAGAATTAAAGGAAAAGAATGACCAAATCCGGGCATTACAAAAAGCATTGGAGCAAGCTCAAAACCTTTCAACGGCTCTGCTGGGAAAGTCGCCTGAGCATTCGGACGCGGACGTATTACCACATTGGACAATCATCATCAACGGCGCTGACGCAATAGAGCGTCCATTGTGGCCTGATGGAATCCAACATGCCACGGCATAA
- a CDS encoding phosphoadenosine phosphosulfate reductase family protein, with protein sequence MSSIIAEAIEKYNPVKIVLLFSGGHDSMCSTHFAASYLKSIGRDFTVYHGNTGIGIRQTREYVYSVVKHFNWPFYEGFPKEGHTYEDLVKKWGFPGSTPQSHQIMYRRLKAYALHKFVTHECKSNPRARENVLLISGIRQSESKIRMGYKEYIQKQDSRIWCSPIFYWSETDCKKYMAEQSLPRNPVKDKICISGECLCGAFAGREEWSEIKSEFPEAAAEINRIHQIAIDHGKPWPWSSGPSEWTKHNPPGQLPLMFMCVGCEDKRINSTL encoded by the coding sequence ATGAGCTCAATAATTGCGGAAGCAATCGAAAAATATAACCCGGTTAAGATAGTTCTGTTGTTTTCGGGTGGACACGATTCTATGTGCAGTACGCACTTTGCCGCCTCCTACTTGAAATCGATTGGCAGGGACTTCACCGTTTACCACGGTAATACCGGAATCGGGATCAGGCAAACCAGAGAATATGTCTATTCAGTTGTCAAACATTTTAACTGGCCGTTTTATGAGGGATTCCCAAAGGAAGGACATACGTATGAGGATTTGGTTAAGAAGTGGGGTTTTCCCGGATCAACGCCGCAAAGCCACCAAATTATGTACCGGCGATTAAAGGCTTATGCGCTGCACAAGTTTGTCACGCATGAATGCAAAAGCAATCCCAGAGCGCGGGAAAATGTATTGCTGATCAGTGGTATTCGTCAATCTGAAAGCAAAATCAGGATGGGGTACAAAGAATACATTCAGAAACAGGATAGTCGAATCTGGTGCAGCCCTATTTTTTATTGGAGCGAAACGGACTGCAAAAAGTACATGGCAGAACAGTCATTGCCGCGTAATCCGGTTAAGGATAAGATTTGTATCAGTGGCGAGTGCCTTTGTGGTGCGTTTGCTGGCCGGGAAGAATGGTCTGAAATAAAGTCTGAGTTCCCAGAAGCCGCAGCCGAAATAAATAGGATTCATCAGATAGCTATTGACCACGGCAAACCGTGGCCCTGGTCTTCCGGCCCTTCCGAATGGACGAAGCATAACCCGCCCGGGCAGTTACCATTAATGTTTATGTGTGTGGGCTGCGAAGACAAAAGAATCAATTCAACACTTTAA
- a CDS encoding phage holin family protein, whose product MISLLKYYLTSMYAKGYAVLAIWLTIFRELFAKYVFNDWEFFRFLFVLIVADTVFAMWKIVRKEGWRALSFKEANGLLVKCFLYFGVLVLAHSLGNFTIHGKPFTYFTWIDYFLYSYMIAKEAMSVAKNINAIKPDWVPKWVIERLDKFQQTGKLEDLAKDKDEPPKPQEPQLNS is encoded by the coding sequence ATGATTTCGTTACTGAAATACTACCTCACTTCTATGTATGCAAAGGGCTATGCAGTTTTAGCGATCTGGCTCACAATATTCCGTGAACTGTTCGCAAAGTATGTTTTTAACGATTGGGAATTTTTCAGGTTCCTGTTTGTGCTGATTGTCGCTGATACTGTTTTTGCAATGTGGAAAATAGTGAGAAAGGAAGGCTGGCGGGCGTTGAGTTTCAAAGAAGCCAACGGGTTGCTGGTAAAATGCTTTCTGTATTTCGGTGTATTGGTACTCGCTCACTCGCTGGGAAACTTCACCATTCACGGAAAGCCCTTCACCTACTTTACTTGGATAGACTATTTCCTGTACTCCTACATGATCGCAAAGGAGGCTATGAGCGTGGCGAAGAATATCAACGCTATAAAACCCGATTGGGTACCCAAATGGGTAATTGAACGGCTCGATAAATTTCAGCAAACCGGCAAATTGGAAGACTTGGCAAAGGACAAAGACGAGCCGCCCAAACCACAGGAACCACAACTTAACTCTTAA
- a CDS encoding lysozyme, producing the protein MANLTVQNSTLNFLADVEGFIPVAKWDYKQWSIGYGTGIMPNGRPVKAGDTVTKAEAWQMLIRDAPLRGASVNRYVTSNINQNQFDALVSFVYNFGAGALADSTLLKRVNENPLNYQAISTEFRKWINAGGVPQQGLIDRREKEIRLYESGSVAPTNFIWLILIGAFMFLALKK; encoded by the coding sequence ATGGCAAACCTGACAGTTCAAAATAGTACCCTGAATTTCCTTGCCGACGTAGAAGGTTTTATACCTGTCGCCAAGTGGGATTACAAACAGTGGTCAATTGGCTACGGTACCGGGATCATGCCAAACGGCAGGCCGGTAAAGGCCGGGGATACAGTCACGAAAGCGGAAGCGTGGCAAATGCTGATCCGCGACGCGCCGTTACGCGGGGCGAGTGTAAATAGATATGTGACAAGCAATATCAACCAAAACCAGTTTGACGCGCTGGTTTCTTTCGTGTACAATTTCGGTGCGGGCGCATTGGCCGATAGTACGCTTTTGAAAAGAGTGAATGAAAACCCACTGAACTATCAGGCTATTTCAACCGAGTTTAGAAAATGGATTAATGCCGGTGGTGTGCCCCAACAAGGGCTGATCGATCGCAGGGAAAAAGAGATACGTCTCTACGAAAGCGGATCAGTTGCACCAACAAATTTTATATGGCTGATCCTGATTGGTGCATTCATGTTCTTAGCCCTTAAAAAATGA